The nucleotide sequence GTCAAAGCTTCGTGCTGATACGCGGATCCTGCCGCCAATACGAACGCTCTTAAAATAATTTTTCTTGATAAGAGAATATGCTCCGTCTCTGCTCAGATTCATCATGTCCATAATTTCATGGACAGTATAAGTTCGTTTAGAAGTATTATGAGTTTCCATCCTATCTGTGATTCCCTCATTAAGTTCCGCAATTTCCTTTTCAAACATGTTCATTCTCCTTATGGTGCTTCCACACATTCCGGAATATATGAAATTCCGAATTCCTGTAACAACGCTTTTTCAACTTTGGCAATCTGCTCCTTATTTAATTTGCCAAGGTATTTCTTTATCTGCTTCTTATTGACCGGCTGCGGCTGCTCTGCCAGTGCCATAGAATCAAATTTCAAAAAAGGAATATTATCGAGCATGGCATGTGTGACCATTCCTTCTTTCTTTTTCTCCGATGTCAGTGGAACTACTACCAAAAGCGGAGAATAAAAGTTTCCGATATCATTCTGCATGACAATTGCCGGTCTGATACCACCCTGAATCGATCCTCTGTAAGGTCCAAAATCAACGTAGTAGACATCACCGCGGCGATATATCCAGTCATCCCGCATTTTTTACGCCTCCTTCTTAGGTTTATGTGTAAGGGATTTTGTTTTATCAGTCCCTTCACCTGTACGAACAGGAACCATAGTTTTTTGAACCCTTATTCAGGCTTTTGTAGAAAATTTTTTCCGAAGCTGCATTACTGTTTTTCTGACAGCGTTATAATCTACGCCTTCCTCAGCAGCAATCTCTGTAACAGTCATTCCGTCATAGTAAAGCTTTTCAAACCTGCTTCTCTGAATATCAGATAAGCCCTGTAAAATACTCTGAATTCTCTCTGCAGTTTCCTGATCGGATTCCGCTGCAATATAATTTGGAAGAAGATCACCAGTCAGAAGTTCAGGATGATATATCTCTGTCTCA is from Lachnospiraceae bacterium C1.1 and encodes:
- a CDS encoding helix-turn-helix domain-containing protein gives rise to the protein MFEKEIAELNEGITDRMETHNTSKRTYTVHEIMDMMNLSRDGAYSLIKKNYFKSVRIGGRIRVSARSFDKWLDSQTE
- a CDS encoding type II toxin-antitoxin system PemK/MazF family toxin gives rise to the protein MRDDWIYRRGDVYYVDFGPYRGSIQGGIRPAIVMQNDIGNFYSPLLVVVPLTSEKKKEGMVTHAMLDNIPFLKFDSMALAEQPQPVNKKQIKKYLGKLNKEQIAKVEKALLQEFGISYIPECVEAP